In one window of Campylobacter coli DNA:
- the lptE gene encoding LPS assembly lipoprotein LptE yields MKGILFFIVALFLGACGYIPTSKVADNIFNDKVYVNVELSLQDPRNSIFVADTLKEMVISKLGRKLALKHEADDVINVRMNNLEFIPLVYDQNGYVVSYKAKLNLEFKVVFKDGTVEHFNTSGSYNFDISPNSIISDSARYEAIRAASSEAFDEFISVIAIKGQKRATQY; encoded by the coding sequence ATGAAAGGAATTTTATTTTTTATCGTGGCTTTATTTTTGGGGGCGTGCGGTTATATTCCGACCTCAAAAGTAGCGGATAATATTTTTAATGATAAAGTATATGTCAATGTGGAGTTAAGCCTTCAAGATCCTAGAAATAGTATTTTCGTAGCCGATACTCTTAAAGAGATGGTTATTTCAAAATTAGGGCGAAAATTGGCTTTAAAACATGAGGCAGATGATGTGATCAATGTTAGAATGAATAATCTTGAATTTATCCCTTTAGTCTATGATCAAAATGGTTATGTTGTAAGCTATAAAGCTAAACTTAATTTAGAATTTAAAGTGGTATTTAAAGATGGTACTGTTGAACATTTTAATACAAGCGGAAGCTATAATTTTGATATATCGCCTAATAGTATTATCAGTGATTCAGCGCGTTATGAAGCTATACGAGCAGCTTCTAGCGAAGCTTTTGATGAATTTATTTCAGTAATAGCCATAAAGGGACAAAAGCGTGCTACCCAATATTAA